The window ttgactcaaaatattttgaagttgACTAAATCTTGtaatatgatctatttatgattaaaactattaaatattgattaaaactaaggcgtcgtcgtaccttattgattaaatatgagacactatcaaatattgattaaaactattaatttgttatttaatagtaattttaataattaaaaaatttattgatatttaaaaatagaattttaaattttaattttataaaattaaatctaatattgaaataaagaaacaaaatgaaggatgccaaaagggaagaagaatgataattttgaaataatatcagatttaaaatgtaaaaagaaatcaaattgcctaaaccccccaaaaccctccaaaagggtattttcgtcacgaaacagtgaaaaatgaccattttcgagataaacgcttagtccagggttgtctggggatatttttaaagtccagggttcattggggagataaacgcatagtccagagactatttttgtagttcatgAAGAATAgagttttttaataaaaaataatttcataaatgattactaatattataagtactataaatatatgcatatttatggagctaataaattattttgtattcttaaattttaaagatcATTACTACAAAGAGAATCGGGAAGAATTAATGTGAAAAGGATTATATTTATGGGGCATAATTTATGAGATTTACACAAATTAGAAAGAAGTAAAACATGATGTTGTCTACTCTTTatctataataatattgaatcaaaatttaaaatatcattaagTTGAATTGAAAATGATATTGATTTTACATAAATGGTTATAAGGCTATAAATCATATTGAAAGATGACCAacattattttccttttccaaATTATCAAGTTATTTGTCCTCATATATACGGACGGACGTATGCAATAATAACCACATCTTGTATTCTAACAAAGACCGAATATGGACCACGTCACTCTAAGATCTATCACCTTTAAAATTACCCTTTAACGTCataatttactccctccgttctatagtaatagaggtatttcattttatgcactcgttttgaaaaaataattataaatagttgaggtggagaaaaagtaaagtaagagagaatattatagataagactcttctctacattattctttttcttactttactctcttctcactttaactatttatcatcattttttcaaaacgagtgcagaaaatgaaatgactctattactgtgaaacggaaggagtattaaatttggtTCCCACATGACATCTATCCTAGTCgtttgatattataataatcTAAGATGGATATTTGGTCTTAATTTAGATATGATTCAATTTTGATCACACAGtaatatactccttccattcCACTTTAGGAGCcatatttagttatgacacagattttaagaaatgtaaagaaaaatgagttgaataaattagttgaatataagtctcatttatatatatctaattttataataaaatataagtgaaataagttagtggaacgtgagacCTACTcaccatttataataaaagtgaaatagaatTCTTATTATGAGACAGAccgaaatagcaaaataagactcttattgtgggataGAGGAAATAACTACTAACATAGGCTATTATATacaactaaaaaaacaaaaaaaaaactagagaAAATGTAGCTCCACGTCCGCACCTGGGCCCAGGCCCACCGCCAATGCAGCTTCCAGGTTGCGGTTGGGCCTAAAGTTTAGGCCACTTTGGGCCTTTCTAATATTATCTTCAAAATATATGGCCATCAACCCTTTAATGTAATAGAGTTTAATAGAAAGTAGAAGTTGGAGGGCTAAAACTTGGATTCTGCGAGGCAAAGGTAGagtagttataactaatttggATAAGCAGTATTTTAGATCATCTTTTGCTCATGTTTTTATACATTGTAGTAGTAATCAATCAATAATCATGCGTTCCGTAGTTCACCTTAATTTTAACTGacattcacttttcattattgaTTTCATTGTTTTGCTTATATGAGAACAATATAAAGCAGTACTACTATTTGTAATGAAATCATTTGAAGGTTTTTATTTCATAGATTTAGATAAGAGATTTGTATAGTAGTACTGTATTAACTCTAAGCCCAGTTCCCAAACAGACCCAATTTATGAAAGCCCAACAACAAAAACAGAccccattttcattttcataataataataataataaggcATTATACAAATAAGAGCGATAATTTTGAAGTGCAAGTATTCCTCATCCATTCATTGGAAATCAAAATATCATagtttctctctcctccaCTTATCTACCTCAAACACAGCCCTCGCGCAACACACATTCTGTGTGATTCTGAGTATTCGCCATGGCCGGAGTTCTAGAAACCCTAATCGTACCACGCGCCTCCGCCCTCCCCTCCGCCTCCGTCCGATTTCCCCAGCTGAGGGGTCTCAAGATGCTCCCAACTCGCTCCTCCGCAAATCTGAGGACCAATCACAAATTTGCTCCACCTCGCACTAGAATCGTATGCGAGGCGCAAGACACAGCAGCTGTTGGAGGTCtgttttgttgattttatgcaattgATAGAGGGAATCAacgttatttttaattgaattagtaTCTTGTAAAACTGCAAACACTTAGGTTTCAATTCCCCGTGCTTAATTTAGTGTTTCGATGTATTAATTCCAGAATCTGAGCTCAATTTTCCTTTCTCTCATGGTTAATAGAATTGATTATACTCGAAGAATGCAAAATTAGCAGAATGCGAGTACATTAGGTGGATCTCTAGGGACCGTTTACTATTGAAGATTCACatagatatataaaaatatgcagGCTAATATATTGTTTACAAGCATACATTTAAAAGCTGGGGATATTATAAGGCTGTTCATAATTTCTGCAATTTAGGATAACTTTGATTTATATCCAATTGAAAGAGGTAGGATTGGAGATATCCTAGTGacgaagatgaagttgttatGCACTTGCCCCCTTTAACTTCTTACCACTCAAGTATTGTTTGTATCGCTCATTCAAGTGTGAACATTTGTTAGATTATTCATTGCACGTCGTGGATAGGAATAGGAATAggaatttatcaaaaaaagaaTCATGTTGTTGTACAATTCGACCTTATGAAATGGCTTATCATTAGTTTCTTAGCAACTGCAGTGGCTGCTGTTACTGATCCGGACTGGCAATCTAATGTGATCGAATCGGATTTGCCGGTTCTTGTTGAGTTCTGGGCACCATGGTGTGGGCCATGCCGAATGATCCACCCTGTCATCGACAAACTGGCCAAGGACTATGCTGGGAAGCTCAAATGCTTCAAGGTCAACACCGATGATTGCTCAAGCATTGCAACACAGTATGGGATCCGGAGTATTCCCACTGTCATAATCTTCAAGAACGGGGAGAAGAAAGAAGCAGTCATCGGTGCTGTTCCAGAATCGACGCTGACAACTTGCATAGAAAAATACTTGTAGAACTGTAAGTGTGTGCACATTGTATGTATCTTCTCAGAATTCAAGCTCTTTCCTTTACTTGTCGACATTCCCAAAATCAATGTAACAAACCTTATGAAAATAATGTATAGTGATGCAGATTTAAAGCATCATTCATATTTGTATTATTGGATTCTTAAATCCTCTTGTAAGCGTTTGGCTGATTACCTGTTGTCTTTCAGTTTTCATATCTGTATACATAGACATCTGATGATGACTTGTAAACATTCTATTGATTCCTTAATGTGAGAAGTAGCAGTGATATTATGaggggaaaaataaaaagtagtaaaGGTTTTGGCTGGTGAAATTATGCCAGTGTAGTCAGTGAGCATCGTGATTATGCTTCTTGATAATGACTTTGACATTTATGCAAAAAGAATGCTGATTTGAGTATATAAATTCTATACTTAGGATCTTCACTTGCATCTTTCAcgttatttaaatttcaaataagtagtactttaaatttcaaataaataaagattttcaAGTAATCTTGAGTTTGCTGGTAGTAGACAGACTCATCTACATTCTACACCATCATGACCACCGATTTTAAGCTCACTTATGAAAACTAAATACTTGTTTCCTACGGTAACTgtattttactccctccgaacaggagtcatatttttcaattttaatctaTGTGCAAATAGGAGCACCATTTCATTTTacttataaatgataaaagaccacacatttcattatcccatttcactcatatttcatttaaaactatacATAAGTGGAACTCATATCCCAGTAACTTTTtctactcacttttcttaacatttcttaaaattcgtgccgaaaagaaatgggACTCACGTGCACTATATTTCACTCCCTCGTCCACGtttagaagtctcattttttccatttcggttcgtccgCGGATATAAGTCCCAACTTATTTTGagtataaatgataatagacTTCACATTCCACTCGCGTAGTAGGACTCATCCTAATAACTTTTTTCAAcctattttcttaatctttcttaaaatctgtgctaaaaagaaataaaactcCTAATAACGGACAAATAgagtaaatttattttgtaaggTTATTTTTTCAGATTGTTTGGCAAAGACCTAGTGATATGCttgatatcaaattttcaataactGAAGACAAGATACAACACTGCTAGTATAACGTAAAAAGTACTAattccgtccacaaaaatagacaaaattataaataacacgaattttaatacacaattaataaagtaagagagaaaaagggaaaagatgGTGAAAGCAATGTTAGTAAATTGTGATGTCCACATTTAGAATGTCGTACAGGGTtagcatt is drawn from Salvia hispanica cultivar TCC Black 2014 chromosome 6, UniMelb_Shisp_WGS_1.0, whole genome shotgun sequence and contains these coding sequences:
- the LOC125196951 gene encoding thioredoxin 1-like isoform X2, with the protein product MAGVLETLIVPRASALPSASVRFPQLRGLKMLPTRSSANLRTNHKFAPPRTRIVCEAQDTAAVGVAAVTDPDWQSNVIESDLPVLVEFWAPWCGPCRMIHPVIDKLAKDYAGKLKCFKVNTDDCSSIATQYGIRSIPTVIIFKNGEKKEAVIGAVPESTLTTCIEKYL
- the LOC125196951 gene encoding thioredoxin 1-like isoform X1, with protein sequence MAGVLETLIVPRASALPSASVRFPQLRGLKMLPTRSSANLRTNHKFAPPRTRIVCEAQDTAAVGATAVAAVTDPDWQSNVIESDLPVLVEFWAPWCGPCRMIHPVIDKLAKDYAGKLKCFKVNTDDCSSIATQYGIRSIPTVIIFKNGEKKEAVIGAVPESTLTTCIEKYL